A genome region from Brassica oleracea var. oleracea cultivar TO1000 chromosome C2, BOL, whole genome shotgun sequence includes the following:
- the LOC106323530 gene encoding uncharacterized protein LOC106323530: MKSVAVSLSHVIRKKNDRRVSASPPSSLVFAVRSSPSSLIIIIRWVYRFWISGAEAGACDNGLRLRSRLQRDVLRLQFMAQFCRSTIPNDFESSSHEQSHESESELLRFEDEEVEESYQRLREREISHA, encoded by the exons ATGAAAAGTGTAGCAG TTTCGTTGTCTCATGTTATCCGCAAGAAAAACGATCGACGAGTCTCGGCGTCTCCTCCTTCTTCGCTCGTCTTCGCCGTTCGCTCGTCTCCTTCTTCTTTGATCATCATCATCAGGTGGGTTTACCGGTTCTGGATTAGCGGAGCTGAAGCCGGGGCTTGTGACAATGGGTTGCGTCTCCGATCTCGCTTGCAAAGAGACGTTCTCAGGCTACAGTTCATGGCGCAGTTCTGTAGATCCACGATTCCGAACGATTTCGAATCTTCTAGCCATGAACAAAGCCATGAAAGCGAGTCTGAA CTGCTAAGGTTTGAAGATGAAGAGGTTGAAGAAAGCTATCAGAGGCTGAGGGAAAGGGAGATAAGTCATGCATAA
- the LOC106323014 gene encoding LOB domain-containing protein 6, with the protein MASSSTNSPCAACKFLRRKCQPECVFAPYFPPDQPQKFANVHKVFGASNVTKLLNELHPSQREDAVNSLAYEADMRLRDPVYGCVGVISLLQHQLRQLQIDLSCAKSELSKYQSLGILAATHQSLGINLLAGANADGSTTATVRDHHYHHHQFFPREQMFGGLDVPTGNNYDGGILAIGQISQFQQPRAAAGDDGRRTVDPS; encoded by the coding sequence ATGGCATCTTCATCAACAAACTCACCATGCGCAGCCTGCAAATTTCTCCGTCGAAAATGCCAACCGGAGTGTGTATTCGCTCCATATTTCCCACCTGACCAACCACAAAAATTCGCAAACGTTCACAAAGTCTTTGGAGCAAGCAACGTCACGAAGCTCCTCAACGAGCTTCACCCTTCGCAACGTGAAGACGCAGTGAACTCTTTAGCTTATGAAGCCGACATGCGTCTCCGTGATCCAGTCTACGGCTGCGTCGGAGTCATCTCTCTGCTCCAACATCAGCTTCGCCAGCTTCAGATCGATCTCAGCTGCGCCAAATCTGAGCTTTCCAAGTACCAAAGCCTCGGTATACTCGCCGCCACGCATCAGAGCCTTGGAATCAACTTACTCGCAGGCGCCAACGCAGATGGATCGACGACGGCCACAGTGAGAGACCATCATTATCATCACCACCAGTTTTTTCCTAGAGAACAGATGTTTGGTGGGTTAGATGTTCCAACCGGTAACAACTACGACGGAGGGATTCTTGCGATTGGACAGATCAGTCAGTTTCAGCAGCCGAGAGCAGCCGCTGGAGATGATGGCCGCCGTACTGTTGATCCGTCTTGA